The genomic stretch CCATGAGCAATTTGGTGAAACAATATCACTTCTTCGAAACTGATCCTGAGTTCGAGTGAGTATATagttaagagttataaaatgaATTTCCTCTATTTTGAACTATTTTGAACGATGATATGACCAAGAGAAGTAGTACTACAATACATTATCAAACAAACATTAAGAACATTTTCAAATTTTCTTTAATACTACTACTATATGgctatatgcatgcatgctaaACATCGAGTGCAGTGCGCAACCTCCGGAGGCCAGCTTGCATTCTGCATTGGGACTACATATGCATGCAAGTATCGGTTCTTGAGCAACAATGACGCACGCCTACTGCCCTGCATCGGGActgcatgaaaataaaaacagtCCATATTAATCATGGAAAGTTCCCAATGAACGGCGGTGTGCATATTCTCCACTCGAAGCCTTCATTGCAGCTCGCTCAGCAGTACAGCTTGTCTATAAAGGCCATCCCGGCCTCATCATGCAGTAGTTCACTCCACAGCCCAGGCACTAGCAGTCTAGCACACGAGAGGAGTCATGGCTCCATCCACCCCTGATGCTGTCACTCCTGCGCTCAGCATGAAGCTGCTGGTGGACACCAAGGCCGGCCGCGTGCTGTACGCGGAGGCGAGCAAGGACGTCGTCGACTTCCTCTTCTCCCTCCTCACGCTGCCAGTCGGCACGGTCGTCAAGATCCTGAGCAAGGACGCCATGGTTGGCTCCGTCGGCAACCTCTACGGCAGCGTCGAGGAGCTCGACGAGACGTATGTCCGCTCCGACTACGCCAAGGACGCGTTGCTCGCGCCGGCCGGCGGTTGCAGTGGTGGCAAGCTGCTCCggctgccggagccggagcagcCTGCGCCGACTCAGTTTTACCGATGCAACTACAACAGCTACACTGAATGCATAACTATGATGAGTGAGGTTTACAACACACCATGTCAGCACAGGAGCTGCAGTGGCAAGATGACCACGGAGATGAA from Sorghum bicolor cultivar BTx623 chromosome 3, Sorghum_bicolor_NCBIv3, whole genome shotgun sequence encodes the following:
- the LOC8059130 gene encoding uncharacterized protein LOC8059130; amino-acid sequence: MAPSTPDAVTPALSMKLLVDTKAGRVLYAEASKDVVDFLFSLLTLPVGTVVKILSKDAMVGSVGNLYGSVEELDETYVRSDYAKDALLAPAGGCSGGKLLRLPEPEQPAPTQFYRCNYNSYTECITMMSEVYNTPCQHRSCSGKMTTEMKIVTSSSTGRSGRGAAAVASAVARTGFVQSVVTYTVMDDLKVAPMSTISGITLLNTFGITDIGSLSEKIVQLGYTEGLEILRVSLQSKTVLTDVFLGKKRKA